One stretch of Ooceraea biroi isolate clonal line C1 chromosome 4, Obir_v5.4, whole genome shotgun sequence DNA includes these proteins:
- the LOC113561376 gene encoding uncharacterized protein LOC113561376 produces MYTKKINLTKEIFTSALVLNTMNTRKCENEETKSAGSDNTPNHVESQLETGNVYSNEAGNLQNFYDTKNQNMNRNTPNKENKRKASDSPLFENKNQDNEFLQCDDAAQQIIGSKRKKSLSISSEYDVFKSDLEAIENLQKFGDIELAHDLDAVINFNDIKVSSDMLFSSMIDTNYVQETDDSIMQTSINKDPLTDPLFISEREEKDINMTFAESKAKSPLKEEVQRRSARLASKQNETNVSNLFITQECHLEKEDSLEELKDTEQEEEELSLNIIKKLKELRIKLIHKVPRQHQLELTGAHAPPRPIRNLFQKYGPLRKGPYSPAEDKIIKKNWEMFCELHEWDPKNVKLFFYWRYNGIYYIEDVSERQKFVQFLANGLPWRTLYSVHNRFKILYQNRITNVRYTSKEDKTILAYMKNKHFHKRDVKYIELAKLLGRTVRSVRKRHQKLKSKTKPLQNVTWTLPLIKKFIKTLLNVTLSEDIKELKCATIPKPVWQRMEQKLDIQEKVLKTFWQNQLHLQLFSTSPIYLNDIKIQLIEYMYAKGISHTREIIWPNVARHFEGATAEFLCKVFYYLVQDCDLNDVDNFAEIVEHLYNKKILEIQKMPTDKFLPRIIYKSKDMNVLDVEGNNDAIIISDGSLHTDSETNNSESESDSESAL; encoded by the exons ATgtatacaaagaaaataaatttgacgAAAGAAATTTTCACGAGTGCGTTAGTATTAAATACGATGAACActagaaaatgtgaaaatgaagaaacgaAAAGTGCCGGTAGCGATAATACACCGAATCACGTAGAATCACAATTGGAAACGGGAAATGTATATTCGAATGAAGCAGGGAATCTTCAAAATTTTTACGATACAAAGAATCAGAATATGAACCGAAATACTCCGAATAaggaaaacaaaagaaaagcGTCGGACAGTCCGTTGTTTGAGAACAAAAACCAAGACAACGAGTTCCTACAATGCGATGATGCAGCTCAGCAGATCATAGgttcaaagagaaagaagagtctCAGCATAAGTAGCGAATACGACGTGTTCAAATCGGATTTAGAGGCCATAGAGAACCTTCAGAAGTTTGGAGACATTGAGTTGGCGCATGATTTAGATGctgtgataaattttaatgacattaAAGTATCATCGGATATGTTATTTTCCTCAATGATAGATACCAATTATGTACAGGAAACTGATGACAGCATCATGCAAACGAGCATCAATAAGGATCCACTAACAGATCCCCTTTTTATCAGTGAACGTGAAGAAAAGGATattaatatgacatttgcaGAATCCAAAGCAAAATCTCCATTGAAAGAGGAAGTACAAAGAAGATCGGCTCGTCTTGCCAGCAAACAGAATGAGACCAATGTttctaatctttttataaCACAAGAATGTCATCTAGAAAAAGAAGATTCCTTGGAAGAATTGAAAGATAcagaacaagaagaagaagaattatcattaaatattataaag AAACTGAAAGAGttacgtataaaattaatacataagGTACCTCGGCAGCATCAATTAGAGCTTACTGGAGCTCATGCACCACCAAGACCGATTAGAAacttatttcaaaaatatggACCACTTCGAAAAGGTCCATATTCGCCTGCGgaagacaaaattattaagaaaaactGGGAAATGTTTTGTGAG CTTCACGAGTGGGATCCCAAGAATgtcaaattgtttttttactGGAGATACaatggaatatattatatagaagaTGTAAGCGAAAGACAAAAATTCGTTCAATTTCTGGCAAATGGATTACCTTGGCGGACTCTGTACAGCGTCCAtaacagatttaaaatattatatcaaaacaGAATCACTAACGTTAG ATATACTTCAAAGGAGGATAAAACGATTCTAGcgtatatgaaaaataagcATTTTCACAAACGTGATGTTAAATATATCGAATTAGCGAAATTACTAGGACGAACGGTACGGTCAGTCCGCAAACGTCATCAAAAACTCAAATCTAAGACAAAAC CGTTACAAAATGTCACATGGACATTGCCATTAATCAAAAAGTTCATAAAAACTTTGCTCAACGTTACGTTGAGTGAGGATATAAAAGAACTTAAATGCGCTACTATTCCGAAGCCAGTATGGCAGAGAATGGAACAGAAATTAGATATACAAGAAAAAGTGCTGAAAACATTTTGGCAAAACCAGTTGCATCTGCAGTTGTTCAGTACAAGTCCTATCTACTTGAACGACATTAAGATACAGCTAATTGAATA CATGTACGCAAAAGGGATATCGCACACCCGTGAGATTATATGGCCCAATGTCGCTCGACATTTTGAAGGCGCAACTGCCGAGTTCCTTTGTAAAGTTTTCTATTATCTTGTTCAAGACTGTGACTTGAACGACGTGGATAATTTTGCTG AGATCGtggaacatttatataataaaaaaatacttgaaATCCAAAAAATGCCAACGGACAAATTTTTACCTAGAATTATCTACAAAAGTAAAGACATGAATGTACTGGATGTGGAAGGTAACAATGACGCGATTATAATCAGCGATGGATCTCTGCACACTGACAGTGAAACTAATAATTCTGAAAGCGAGAGTGATTCTGAAAGTGCTTTGtaa
- the LOC105283526 gene encoding ubiquitin carboxyl-terminal hydrolase isozyme L5 has translation MADSAGNWCLIESDPGVFTELIKEFGVKGAQVEELWSLDDEQFDDLKPIHGLIFLFKWVQDDELSGNIVQDSRLDKIFFAKQVINNACATQAILSVLLNCKHADISLGPNLEEFKNFCQSFDANMRGLALSNSDIIREVHNSFSRQTVFEYDSRQASKDDDVFHFVSYVPIDGRLYELDGLKDGPIDLGPCPVGEQWVQAAKPIIQKRINKYNEGEIHFNLMAIVTDRKTLYERQKANVCDPAELERLQTLIEEEIRKSKRYQIENIRRKHNYLPLIMELLKILAKEGKLVPLYQKAKEKALEKESKKNKV, from the exons atggCGGACTCAGCAGGAAATTGGTGTCTCATTGAAAGTGATCCTGGCGTTTTTacggaattaattaaagaattcg GTGTGAAAGGAGCACAAGTCGAAGAATTATGGAGTTTGGATGATGAACAATTCGATGATTTGAA GCCGATACatggtttaatatttttgttcaaATGGGTACAAGATGATGAATTATCAGGAAATATTGTACAAGACAGTAGATtggacaaaatattttttgccaAACAG gtAATAAATAATGCCTGTGCGACACAAGCGATACTGAGTGTTTTGCTAAATTGCAAGCATGCAGACATATCGTTAGGGCCGAATTtagaagaatttaaaaacttCTGTCAAAGTTTCGATGCAAATATGCGTGGACTAGCCCTTAGTAATTCTGACATTATAAGGGAAGTTCATAATTCCTTTTCTAG GCAAACTGTATTTGAGTATGATTCAAGACAGGCATCTAAAGACGACGATGTGTTTCATTTCGTAAGTTATGTGCCGATTGATGGTCGTTTGTATGAATTAGATGGCTTGAAGGATGGGCCGATTGATTTAGGTCCATGCCCAGTAGGGGAACAATGGGTTCAAGCTGCAAAGCCGATAATTCAAAAGCgaataaacaa ATACAACGAAGGCGAAATTCATTTCAATCTCATGGCTATAGTAACTGACAGAAAAACTTTGTACGAGAGGCAGAAGGCGAATGTCTGTGATCCTGCAGAACTAGAGCGTTTGCAAACGCTAATCGAagaggaaataagaaaatcgAAGAGATATCAAATAGAGAATATTAGAAGAAAGCACAATTATCTGCCACTTATAATGGAACTCTTGAAAATTCTCGCTAAGGAAGGGAAGCTGGTTCCGCTGTATCAGAAGGCAAAGGAAAAGGCACTTGAAAAAgaatcaaagaaaaataaggtTTGA
- the LOC105283528 gene encoding TBC1 domain family member 23 codes for MALQEDENTWVLELEAALLDTEAPSASDIYAICKGQPVPATLRPDVWQACLYVTDQGDQLSQFNEVYDLPEQNIIRDDCQQLVAKLGNDDEDKVSVVSDLESILTFYCKSKCKQYEKGNGWLELLGPLIALKLPRAATYNLFEAIIDSYIPRGETYSSVLRLLLLYHEPELCSFLDTKRISPDQYTKVWMNTLFAGVCSLPAVCTMWDLYFMQADPFFMLFLSLIMVINAREQILSMKDEDKQNIIDTIALMPCALEAEDVTDFCSLAQYYAMKTPTSFKQDLYPVMFGESSDEKLISHALCLPVSAQELVENAIEAPSAPNSTVEAVRFFLVDCRPAEQYNAGHLPTAFHLDCNLMLQEPAAFTTAVQGLLQAQRQALAVGSQAGGEHLCFLGSGRQEEDRYTHMVVASFLQKHTQYVSMITSGYQAIHEYFGDEVVSSLIDHNSQHCLVCNVDMLEENSNEPSPVKVRNNNSDLLGKIGLAMKLKSQEVKGKLFDYIVNPTANVNSNTERKDGKDLDYIKRQRKTAPVFSIDDDQELDMTMTNNESEEPIEVVSIQQWMKDPKLLHSFKCQEVKVNGDLCDSQLLVTDSHLIVLREIPERKGAAHVIVKRPLISIVKITSRKRHADLITFKYGTTQYNDTVISDMDKFLIPNASEATKLITQQIMKQLKTSD; via the exons ATGGCACTACAAGAGGACGAAAACACCTG GGTATTAGAATTGGAAGCGGCACTTCTTGACACGGAAGCACCATCCGCGTCTGACATATATGCCATTTGTAAGGGCCAACCAGTACCTGCGACTTTGAGACCAGATGTTTGGCAGGCTTGCCTCTATGTTACTGATCAAGGTGATCAATTGAGTCAGTTTAACGAGGTTTACGACTTACCCGAGCAAAATATAATCCGTGATGATTGTCAACAATTAGTTG CAAAACTGgggaacgacgacgaggataAAGTCTCGGTAGTTTCTGATCTCGAATccatattaacattttattgcaAGAGTAAATGCAAGCAATATGAAAAGGGAAACGGATGGTTGGAATTATTGGGTCCTTTAATAGCCTTAAAGTTACCACGTGCTGCAACTTACAATCTTTTTGAGGCGATAATAGATAGCTATATTCCAAG GGGAGAAACATATAGCTCGGTTCTGAGATTACTGCTACTTTATCACGAGCCGGAACTATGTTCGTTTTTGGACACAAAAAGGATATCACCTGATCAGTATACAAAAGTATGGATGAACACATTGTTCGCTGGTGTTTGTTCATTACCAGCAGTTTGTACAATGTGGGATCTGTACTTCATGCAAGccgatccatttttcatgtTATTTCTCTCACTTATCATGGTCATAAACGCCAG AGAGCAAATTCTCAGTATGAAAGATGAAGACaagcaaaatataatagataccATAGCACTGATGCCGTGTGCTCTGGAAGCGGAGGACGTAACCGATTTTTGCTCCTTGGCACAGTACTATGCAATGAAAACACCAACGTCCTTCAAACAGGACTTGTATCCCGTCATGTTTGGCGAGAGCTCCGATGAGAAGTTAATATCTCATGCGTTGTGCTTACCCGTATCGGCACAGGAACTAGTGGAGAACGCTATCGAAGCTCCATCCGCACCTAATAGCACTGTTGAAGCTGTCAGATTCTTCCTTGTGGATTGCCGACCGGCCGAACAGTATAACGCAGGTCACTTGCCAACAGCGTTTCATCTCGATTGTAACTTG aTGCTTCAGGAACCTGCCGCGTTCACGACGGCAGTGCAAGGTCTACTGCAAGCTCAGCGTCAAGCGCTAGCCGTGGGCTCGCAAGCTGGCGGAGAGCATCTTTGCTTCTTGGGAAGCGGTAGGCAGGAGGAAGATCGTTACACGCATATGGTAGTGGCATCCTTTCTACAGAAGCATACGCAATATGTAAGCATGATTACTTCCGGATATCAAG CCATTCACGAATATTTCGGTGACGAAGTAGTATCGAGCCTGATCGATCATAATTCGCAACATTGCCTGGTGTGCAATGTCGATATGCTGGAAGAGAATTCGAACGAGCCAAGCCCAGTTAAGGTTCGAAACAATAATTCGGATCTGCTGGGCAAGATTGGATTGGCCATGAAGCTAAAGAGCCAGGAGGTAAAGGGAAAGCTGTTCGATTATATTGTTAATCCTACGGCGAACGTTAATAGCAATACGGAGAGGAAAGATGGGAAGGATCTGGATTATATTAAACGTCAGAGAAAGACCGCACCCGTGTTCAGTATAGACGACGATCAAGAATTAG ATATGACAATGACTAATAACGAAAGCGAAGAGCCTATTGAAGTAGTGTCTATACAGCAATGGATGAAAGATCCTAAGCTATTACATTCCTTTAAATGCCAAGAAGTAAAAGTTAATGGCGATCTCTGTGATAG TCAACTGCTGGTTACCGATAGTCATCTCATAGTATTGCGGGAAATTCCGGAGCGGAAGGGTGCCGCGCACGTAATCGTAAAACGTCCGTTAATAAGTATCGTTAAAATCACTTCGAGGAAACGCCACGCCGATCTGATAACTTTTAAATATGGTACAACGCAATATAACGACACGGTTATTTCCGATATGGATAAGTTTCTTATACCGAACGCAAGCGAGGCGACCAAACTAATCACGCAACAAATTATGAAACAACTAAAAACGTCagactaa
- the LOC105283529 gene encoding UDP-galactose transporter senju produces MGGINWNELFPGRWSLIIFVSYIALFVNQGILVTWSQRSGRYEYNIVIVVLMTEILKLIVSTMLYCKDNHILSLLQEIKKNKKVLLLYMIPALLYCLYNNLAFVNLARFDPTTYYVLLQLRVVLTGIIFQIIFHKKLSGMQWFSLVILTVGCMVKHFDTRVLSTEFHIDISLLLILIQTTCSCLAGVYNEYLLKGQGADINIFVQNVFMYIDSILCNIVVIVLLSTFENGISDILSSVDISACLQPKILLIMLNNALVGIITSFFLKTLNSILKTFASALELVFTATLCWILFSIPVNINTIISIAMVSCAVVLYSRNPVQNTLPKETIENRKLLV; encoded by the exons ATGGGAGGAATAAATTGGAACGAATTATTCCCGGGAAGATGGAGTCTGATTATCTTTGTTTCTTACATAGCACTTTTTGTAAATCAAG GTATTCTCGTAACGTGGTCTCAAAGAAGTGGTCGTTATGAGTACAATATTGTAATAGTCGTATTAATGACAgagattttaaaattaatcgtaTCCACGATGCTCTATTGTAAAGA CAATCACATCCTAAGCCTGCTTCAGGAgataaagaagaataaaaaag TGCTCCTACTTTACATGATACCCGCGCTTTTGTACTGCCTCTACAACAATCTAGCATTCGTCAATCTGGCTAGATTTGACCCCACGACTTACTACGTCCTGTTGCAGCTTCGCGTTGTATTAACAGGCATCATCTTCCAg ATCATTTTTCACAAGAAGTTATCTGGGATGCAATGGTTCTCACTGGTGATCTTGACAGTTGGTTGCATGGTGAAGCACTTTGATACGCGTGTTCTTAGCACGGAGTTCCACATAGACATATCTCTGCTGCTAATTCTCATACAG ACAACGTGTTCGTGCTTAGCTGGTGTATATAATGAATACTTGCTCAAAGGACAAGGCGCAGACATTAACATCTTTGTACAGaatgtatttatgtatattgatAGCATTCTCTGCAACATAGTGGTAATCGTTTTACTAAGTACGTTCGAAAACGGTATCAGCGATATCCTTAGCAGCGTCGACATCAGTGCGTGTTTGCAAccaaagatattattaattatgttaaataatgcACTCGTTGGCATAATAACGAGTTTCTTTCTGAAAACCTTAAATTCTATACTAAAAACCTTCGCCAGTGCATTGGAATTGGTTTTTACAGCAACGCTCTGCTGGATCTTGTTCAGTATACCTGTTAATATAAACACAATCATTTCTATAGCGATGGTGAGCTGTGCTGTGGTTTTATATTCGAGAAATCCCGTACAGAATACTTTACCAAAGGAAACGATAGAGAATAGAAAGCTTTTAGTGTGA
- the LOC113561814 gene encoding nicastrin-like produces the protein MIYNMKQNNFNALGGINLKLDDIKSVIEFGQLGKGKIVLHSSSKDDTTDRLSKVLNASILDDSVPPTSVQSFLEARPSLTTVITNHGKKFLNRYYNSILDDGENLGFNSDGRVSAAVCRSADTAGRSRRRNVILLHPKC, from the exons ATGATCTACAATATGAAGCAGAACAATTTTAACGCTCTCGGTGGGATTAATCTGAAGTTGGATGATATCAAGAGTGTGATCGAGTTCGGCCAACTGGGCAAAGGGAAAATAGTTCTCCATAGCAGCAGTAAAGATGATACCACAGATCGTTTGAGTAAAGTGTTGAATGCATCGATTCTAGATGATAGCGTACCACCTACATCTGTGCAAAGTTTTCTGGAGGCGAGGCCCAGTCTAACGACTGTTATAACCAAtcatggaaaaaaatttttaaatcgataCTACAACAGTATCTTGGACGACGGGGAAAATCTTGGTTTTAATAG TGACGGGCGAGTCAGCGCCGCAGTCTGCCGATCTGCCGATACCGCTGGAAGATCTCGTCGCAGAAATGTTATATTGCTACATCCAAAGTGCTAA